In Dermacentor silvarum isolate Dsil-2018 chromosome 2, BIME_Dsil_1.4, whole genome shotgun sequence, the following proteins share a genomic window:
- the LOC119441229 gene encoding kell blood group glycoprotein homolog yields the protein MSMPELFDFEQELVALLSAPVEEYSTVTVKELESTAEWNWAEFLTNAMFGIRTITTATKVTYEPKRIGVGLLGLVSSAKPALVLNYLAFRLALAYAPMLPGKRFRKLSDVAVTHTVGWEDGWSARRSHVCTVIAARAEPGLAAYLLVTQSKHDENEPVLRSMAEHAKRDVLDFLGEMSWVTTSFLAKLEHRVKKLKTAFFTPAEWRKFAFRASQCRPFSCASAGHRAVDVFRKIVAQRQRRRLAASRRPFPDYPLDLFETESRVIDDGTLFVPLGAVRGVYHQEAFWEYHLPRVLLQMSAALLDVFREVSFQLRSNYTDLHDRFAATETCLHEARLPMSETTSVPFSSNGTAREDVRDLLAVAAAFRAYSRLIGNGGEGTLPGLPFSNDQLFFVHFALSRCEKYDTAYEDQLLRHGRRAHAAYRVNGPLRHSISFSRAFQCRRGSYMNLRRKCVF from the coding sequence ATGTCTATGCCAGAGCTCTTCGATTTCGAGCAGGAACTCGTGGCACTCCTCAGCGCGCCTGTCGAAGAGTACTCGACGGTGACCGTAAAAGAGCTCGAGTCGACTGCGGAGTGGAACTGGGCAGAGTTTTTGACGAACGCTATGTTCGGCATCCGTACAATTACAACCGCTACCAAGGTGACGTACGAGCCGAAGCGCATCGGAGTTGGCTTGCTCGGGCTCGTGTCCTCCGCGAAGCCAGCGCTGGTGCTCAACTATCTGGCGTTTCGACTGGCGCTAGCGTATGCGCCGATGCTGCCGGGCAAGCGGTTCAGGAAGTTGAGCGACGTGGCAGTCACGCATACGGTCGGCTGGGAAGACGGCTGGAGTGCGCGTCGCAGCCATGTCTGCACCGTAATAGCAGCGCGAGCTGAACCGGGACTCGCAGCTTATCTGCTGGTCACCCAGTCGAAACACGACGAGAACGAGCCTGTGCTCAGAAGCATGGCGGAACACGCCAAGAGGGACGTTCTCGATTTCCTCGGCGAGATGTCTTGGGTGACGACGTCGTTCCTGGCAAAACTAGAGCACCGCGTCAAGAAGCTCAAAACAGCATTCTTCACGCCGGCCGAGTGGAGGAAGTTCGCGTTCCGTGCGTCTCAGTGCCGTCCGTTCAGCTGCGCTTCGGCTGGCCATCGAGCGGTCGACGTCTTCCGGAAAATTGTAGCGCAGCGCCAGCGTCGCCGCCTGGCGGCCAGCAGGCGGCCGTTTCCCGATTATCCGCTCGACCTGTTCGAGACCGAAAGTCGCGTGATCGATGACGGCACGCTGTTCGTGCCTCTTGGTGCAGTGCGCGGTGTTTATCACCAGGAAGCCTTCTGGGAGTATCACCTACCGCGCGTGCTCCTCCAGATGAGTGCCGCTCTGCTGGACGTGTTTCGCGAGGTGTCGTTCCAGTTGCGCTCCAACTACACGGACTTGCACGACCGCTTCGCAGCCACAGAGACATGCTTGCACGAGGCACGGTTGCCCATGAGTGAGACCACGTCGGTGCCCTTCTCGTCGAATGGCACGGCTCGGGAGGACGTGCGAGACCTGCTGGCTGTGGCGGCGGCGTTTCGCGCGTATAGCCGGCTCATCGGTAACGGCGGAGAAGGCACGTTGCCTGGTTTGCCGTTCAGTAATGACCAGCTGTTCTTCGTTCACTTTGCGCTGAGTCGCTGCGAGAAATACGACACCGCTTACGAAGACCAGCTACTGCGCCACGGACGCCGCGCCCACGCTGCCTACCGAGTCAACGGACCTCTGCGTCACTCGATCAGCTTCAGCAGGGCCTTCCAGTGTCGCCGCGGCTCGTACATGAACCTGCGGCGAAAGTGTGTCTTCTGA